The Vulcanimicrobium alpinum sequence GTAGATCCCGTAGTCCTTGACCTCGAGCTCGTACGTCGGCTTCTCGGCGATGTACGGTTCGTTCATCGCGACGCCGTTGCGGTAGACGACGCCCTGGTGCACGCGGATGCGGTCGCCGGGGAGCCCGATCGCACGCTTGATGAAATCGTTGGGGCTCACGACGGGGGGCGGGAAAACGACGATGTCGCCTTCGTGTGGCTTGCTGAAGCGGTATTCGAACTCGTTCACCAGCAGCACGTCGTGGATCTGCAGCGTCGGTTCCATCGATCCGCTCGGGATGAAGAACGTCCGCACGACGAACGTGATCAGGAACAGCGCGACCAGCCCCGCGACGATGAACGCGTCGAGATATTCGCGCACCACCGTGATGGTGGAGGAGCGCGCCGTCGTCTCGGCCGGGCCGCCGGCGGTCACGCGCTGCGGGACGAAACTGATCGCGACGCGGACGATCGCGAAGACCGCGATGAGGCCGAGCAGTTCGAGCGGGGTCACGCCTGAGGCCGCGTTATTTCGCGGTCTTGCGGTCTACCTTGCGTTCCTTGATGCGCGCGGCCTTGCCGACTTTCTCGCTCAAGTAGTACAGGCGGGAGCGGCGGACGATGCCGCGCTTGGAGACTTCGATGCGGTCGACGCGCGGGCTGTGCACGAGGAACGACCGTTCGACACCGACACCGTGCGCGACGCGGCGCACCGTGATCGTCTCACCGAGGCCGCCGCCCTTGCGGACCGTCACGATGCCCTCGAACATCTGAATGCGTTCTTTGCCGCCTTCGACGACCTTCGAGTAGACTTTGACGGTGTCGCCCGGACGGAACTCGGGGACGTTCGGCTTTTCCTGTTCCTTCTGGATCAGGTCGAGTACGTTCATGACAGCTCTCTACTAACGCAAAACGCCGCACGGGGGCGCGCAGGCAACCCCGGGATTGTACCACGGTGCCGCCAGCCCGTCAAAGCCCGCAAGCGTGCTTGTCGGGACTCGATGGCGACGGCCCGTTTCCAACAACATCGAGGACTCACCGCAAGGTAAGGGAGCGGTCGCTCTCCCAATGCGAACGGGTGCCGGCTAACGTGCGCGGCGTGCGGCGCGCGCACGTGACTGCTGGCGGCGCCACTCCGCGATCTTCGCGTGGTCGCCGCCGAGCAGCACCGCCGGGACGTCGATGCCGCGGAAGGTCGGCGGACGCGTGTACGCAGGATGGTCGAGCCCGTTGCCGCCCCACGACTCCGAGGCGGCCGATGCGGCGTCGATCGCGCCCGGGACGAGCCGCACCGTCGCGTCGAGAAACGCCATCGCCGCGATCTCGCCGCCGGTGAGAACGAACTCGCCCAGCGAGATTTCCTCGATCGGGTAGAGTGCGCCGAGACGTTCGTCGACGCCCTCGTAATGGCCGCAAATCACGACGAGGCGGTCGAGCGCGCTCCACACGGCGGCGTCGGCTTGCGTGAAGAGCGGGCCGCTCGCCGAGGTCAGCACGATTCGGCGCCGTTCGTCCGCCGGCGCCGCGGCGATGATGCGGTCGAGCGTGCGCGCGAGCGGCTCGATCCGCAGCACCATTCCCGGTCCGCCGCCGTACGGCCGTTCGTCGGCACGTTCGTTCTGCTCGAGCGCGTCGAGGAGATGGTGGGTGCGCACCTCGACCAGCCCGCGCTCGACGGCGCGGCCGACGAT is a genomic window containing:
- the rplS gene encoding 50S ribosomal protein L19, producing the protein MNVLDLIQKEQEKPNVPEFRPGDTVKVYSKVVEGGKERIQMFEGIVTVRKGGGLGETITVRRVAHGVGVERSFLVHSPRVDRIEVSKRGIVRRSRLYYLSEKVGKAARIKERKVDRKTAK
- the trmD gene encoding tRNA (guanosine(37)-N1)-methyltransferase TrmD codes for the protein MGVLHVDLVSLFPEMFAPVIGLSIVGRAVERGLVEVRTHHLLDALEQNERADERPYGGGPGMVLRIEPLARTLDRIIAAAPADERRRIVLTSASGPLFTQADAAVWSALDRLVVICGHYEGVDERLGALYPIEEISLGEFVLTGGEIAAMAFLDATVRLVPGAIDAASAASESWGGNGLDHPAYTRPPTFRGIDVPAVLLGGDHAKIAEWRRQQSRARAARRAR
- the lepB gene encoding signal peptidase I, with the translated sequence MTPLELLGLIAVFAIVRVAISFVPQRVTAGGPAETTARSSTITVVREYLDAFIVAGLVALFLITFVVRTFFIPSGSMEPTLQIHDVLLVNEFEYRFSKPHEGDIVVFPPPVVSPNDFIKRAIGLPGDRIRVHQGVVYRNGVAMNEPYIAEKPTYELEVKDYGIYVDGFKLDPHVANVPPREKWQAPDRIPDGCYLMFGDNRTNSEDSHAWGFAQTGGTFASGERAGQKASFTGHAFLLFWPFNRIRILH